From one Rhopalosiphum padi isolate XX-2018 chromosome 2, ASM2088224v1, whole genome shotgun sequence genomic stretch:
- the LOC132919041 gene encoding zinc finger protein 771-like — protein MGMLYSRPMPVADHFIAFCRADAYGKTAVADLGEVCETCYTHCAGGKTELWRHARDEHGADPNLSCHVPGCGRRFFAAAMCADHRAHHHIAGPSGRPPLTCELCGRLSVNRSAYYKHVNAAHPEARAAMCGVCHSYEGDVWSLIDHVRRRHVLELVTAETTAASNGSYPKRAHRRSIRCTVCGKRYGNNHNMNAHRRVHGLADDLVPVHPQ, from the coding sequence ATGGGCATGCTGTACTCACGTCCCATGCCTGTGGCCGATCACTTTATAGCGTTCTGCAGGGCCGACGCCTACGGAAAAACGGCCGTCGCCGACCTGGGCGAAGTGTGCGAAACGTGCTACACACATTGCGCCGGCGGCAAGACGGAACTGTGGCGGCACGCCCGAGACGAGCACGGCGCCGACCCGAACCTGTCGTGTCACGTGCCCGGCTGCGGCCGGCGGTTTTTCGCTGCGGCTATGTGCGCCGACCACCGCGCGCACCACCACATCGCAGGCCCCAGCGGCCGGCCGCCGTTGACGTGCGAACTGTGCGGCCGGCTGTCCGTTAACCGGTCGGCATACTACAAGCACGTGAACGCGGCGCATCCCGAAGCCCGGGCCGCCATGTGCGGTGTGTGTCACTCGTACGAGGGTGACGTGTGGTCGCTAATCGATCACGTGCGGCGCCGGCACGTCCTCGAGCTCGTCACTGCAGAGACGACCGCCGCCAGTAATGGATCCTACCCGAAGCGGGCCCACAGACGGAGTATAAGGTGCACCGTGTGCGGCAAGCGGTACGGCAACAACCACAACATGAATGCTCACAGGCGGGTGCACGGCCTCGCCGACGATCTTGTTCCGGTGCACCCACAGTGA